In the genome of Streptococcus mitis, one region contains:
- a CDS encoding dihydrofolate reductase, producing MTKKIVAIWAQDEEGVIGKDNRLPWHLPAELQHFKETTLNHAILMGRVTFDGMERRLLPKREILILTRNPEEKIDGVATFHDVQSVLDWYQAQEKNLYILGGKQIFQAFEPYLDEVIVTQIHARVEGDTYFPEEFDLSLFETVSSKSYAKDEKNPYDFTIQYRKRKEV from the coding sequence ATGACTAAAAAAATCGTAGCTATTTGGGCCCAGGATGAAGAGGGTGTGATTGGTAAGGACAATCGTCTGCCTTGGCATTTGCCAGCAGAACTGCAACACTTTAAAGAAACAACTCTGAATCATGCTATCTTGATGGGGCGTGTGACCTTTGATGGGATGGAACGCCGCTTGCTTCCAAAACGTGAAATCTTGATTTTGACACGTAACCCGGAAGAAAAGATAGATGGAGTTGCTACTTTTCATGATGTCCAGTCTGTCTTGGACTGGTATCAGGCTCAAGAAAAGAATCTCTATATTCTTGGTGGAAAGCAGATTTTTCAGGCTTTTGAACCCTATTTGGACGAAGTAATTGTGACTCAAATTCATGCTCGGGTGGAGGGAGATACCTATTTCCCTGAGGAGTTTGACTTATCTCTTTTTGAGACAGTTTCAAGCAAATCCTATGCCAAAGATGAGAAAAATCCTTATGATTTTACCATCCAATACCGCAAGAGAAAGGAAGTCTAA
- a CDS encoding DNA starvation/stationary phase protection protein: MVELKKEAVKDVASLTKTAPVALAKTKEVLNQAVADLYVAHVALHQVHWYMRGRGFLVWHPKMDEYMDALDGHLDEISERLITLGGSPFSTLTEFLQNSEIEEEVGEFRNVEESLERVLEIYRYLITLFQEALDVTDKEGDDVTNDIFVGAKADLEKTVWMLAAELGQAPGL; encoded by the coding sequence ATGGTAGAATTGAAAAAAGAAGCAGTAAAAGATGTAGCATCATTAACAAAAACAGCGCCAGTAGCATTGGCAAAAACAAAGGAAGTATTGAATCAAGCTGTTGCTGATTTGTATGTAGCCCATGTGGCATTGCACCAAGTGCACTGGTACATGCGTGGTCGTGGTTTCCTTGTATGGCATCCAAAAATGGATGAGTACATGGATGCTCTTGATGGTCATTTAGATGAAATCAGCGAACGATTGATTACACTCGGAGGTAGCCCATTCTCTACATTGACAGAGTTCCTTCAAAACAGTGAAATCGAAGAAGAAGTTGGAGAGTTCCGCAATGTAGAAGAAAGTTTGGAACGTGTCCTTGAAATTTATCGTTACCTCATCACGCTTTTCCAAGAAGCTTTGGATGTGACAGATAAAGAAGGCGATGATGTAACCAATGATATCTTTGTTGGAGCTAAGGCTGACCTTGAAAAAACAGTCTGGATGCTTGCGGCAGAATTAGGACAAGCACCTGGTTTGTAA
- a CDS encoding peptidase M26 — MKQWFYGEKRQRFSFRKLSVGLVSATIGSFFFSSLIAGDLSPVKATEISHGQSAQVSYYYVMESELTEAEKSILIRDIPKHVEEISESYYLVYRPKDQKLGYGALPQTGYSGVWESIFAVAGFTFLVLIFARAKSGKRYLSSILLVTGMGSVLLSPTALAVTNLELAAYNQSINLGVGESLPKPLQIDGFEYIGYLKNEDNKRNILYSSHKDKSLVDYGTNPDTAPVHEVLELDEYGTSPAKASVHEVPELVDYGTSPSTAPVHDVPELVEYGTSPDTAPVHEVPELDEYGTSPSTAPVHEVPELDEYGTSPSTAPVHEIPELDEYGTSPSTAPVHEVPELVDYGTNPSTSPVHEAPELDEYGTSPSTSPVHEAPELDEYGTSPDTAPVHEVPELVDYGTSPATAPVHEVPELDEYGTSPSTAPVHEIPELVDYGTNPDTSPVHEVPELDEYGMSPSTAPVHEVPELVGYGTNPSMSPVHEAPELDEYGTSPSTAPVHEVPELDEYGTSLSTAPVHEVPELDEYGTSPSTAPVYEVPELDEYGTSPSTAPVHEVPELVDYGMSPSTAPVHEVPELDEYGTSPSTAPVYELPELDEYGTSPDTAPVHEVPELKFSINDIIRMEKIDFSIVELYTDEITEGTRNIATPGVQGERTIKTRIYSSNGQEIDRQELSNEETLSPVTQVVKVGTAKPTMIPNESPTAESLPEYPLTFTDEVRVEKINFTVREEETDELVQGSRNIVTPGVPGERRIKTRIYSSNGQEIDRQELSNEETLSPVTQVVKVGTAKPTMVPNDAPKVGSLPEYPLTFTDEVRVEQINFAVREEETDELVQGSRNIVTPGVPGERRIKTRIYSSNGQEIDRQELSNEETLSPVTQVVKVGTAKPTMIPNESPIAESLPEYPLTFTDEVRVDKINFTVREEETDELVQGARNIVTPGVPGERRIKTRIYSSNGQEIDRQELSNEETLSPVTQVVKVGTAKPTMIPNESPTAESLLEYPLTFTDEIRVDKINFAVREEETDELVQGSRNIVTPGVQGERRIKTRIYSSNGQEIDRQELSNEETLSPVTQVVKVGTAKPAMVPNDAPQAASLEEFDLITLHNLLTEATQIKAEARYFNDDQSHQSNYDSALMAAQAILTQSQASQAEINQLVEQIKQAKAQLSGLEVVKTALQTEYDLNVTVKTSAKYKNADSDKKTVYIEQLAKSEIVLNSQTATQVQVNQVLASLQAAKEALNGVPKVKPTVSILSLTENADDKSVTVQYRLEDQTKSFRSAIAELYQGDKLVRTLPITNFDDSLKIGELDYYTAYTLKTKLTYELDNGSFTEFETDSRDFELEYKKISFRDVDSVEFYSKDNGQYKRLVSMSSMPKDLSNYFVKVKSSEAKEMLLPVHSISEIQKDGKDVYRVTVSLPELVQEGETGYKSGYDFYISKSVSSQQNVYTSFSGLIDAMKKNMASNYVLGADLDASEVSLAPADYVYLRGNFTGSLTGNHNGKQYAIYNLAKPLFENLKSGSSVSGIDLKDVNIVGSYDSAALARSAENARITDVSVQGKVSVIGNASNVAGLVVSATNTQISNSSFTGVIQANEKQGKEYNVGGLVANLKGGDSLLSQSRADVTILAGARANNQRFGGLVGRLENNARISRSYVTGKIQNTTKNGQIGGIVGSNYFNGLVDNVISNISGTNVYSISGDQAYNNDRITEAYAVEGNQTLENDKFVTSTLTLNEAEEKLASLDITTNLEDTNLNLYSVNYAQEKNARENRLIAYSNMEKLLPFYNKETIISYGNKLPDHHKLNTEYLLDVVPMKGDQIITDINSNKASIDRLMLHFEDNTVDYLNLTYKGEFKNQAIAEYSVNGLDLLYTPEAFLSDYSRVLNQVLPELNKVVLDSPAMRTVLGVNADTSLDDLYLDTSFEQVKTKLSEELRKVLAMDKSINTEGNVVADYVAHKITANKEAFLLGLTYLNRWYNINYDNINVKDLSAYKFDFFGNHSASTIDTIISLGQSGMNNLKAKNNHLAYDASLSEATGKRGLFNYLENYRQIFLPYKTNNEWLKTNTKAYIVESKSDIAEARKLQDTAEGKSKYSVGVYDKITADNWEYKGMLLPLLTMSEKGVYVISNMSTISMGAYDRYRDVVDGKVRTDAELVEYVEDRVRKSAEYQRDHYDFWYKILSPESRDKLFRSVLVYDGFLMKDRTGQRYWAPANDKKSLAMQEFFGPAGKWYPSKGYNAYATGSVTHFDAARLLEDYGNSVYTHEMTHNSDGGIYFEGNGRREGLGAELYARGLLQSTPTPDEPTITLNTLFKVDKDSKTRMHTYNFKERVQNAADLQHYVHGMFDMIYTLDYLEGTSMLKQSDDAKLQWFRKMENYYITDKYGNETHAGNQTRTFTAEEIKQLTSFYSLIENDIITRRENKDNGKYGRNGYLSLSLFSPIYSALSNPNGAPGDVMFRRTAYELLAAKGYHEGFVPYVSGKYSKEAFDEGKKTWDGWSGRDVGLVTDQKVLENVFKGEYDSWVAFKKAMYKERIDQLTKLKPITIEYELRNPNSTKKVTIRSYAQMQKLMDEAVAEDVGNITNATSRVDASWVNLLKKKIYNAYLRETDDFRQSIFKK; from the coding sequence ATGAAACAATGGTTTTATGGAGAAAAACGTCAGCGTTTTTCTTTTAGAAAATTGTCAGTTGGATTAGTCTCGGCTACTATTGGAAGCTTCTTTTTTAGCAGTCTAATAGCTGGAGATTTATCCCCTGTTAAAGCTACAGAGATTTCACATGGACAGTCAGCTCAAGTGAGCTACTATTATGTAATGGAATCTGAATTAACTGAAGCAGAGAAGTCTATCTTGATCAGAGATATTCCCAAGCATGTTGAAGAGATATCAGAAAGCTATTACTTAGTTTATCGTCCCAAAGATCAAAAATTAGGATATGGAGCATTACCTCAGACCGGCTACTCTGGGGTCTGGGAGTCAATTTTTGCAGTTGCGGGTTTTACATTCTTGGTGTTAATATTTGCTAGGGCTAAGAGTGGCAAGAGATATTTATCGTCTATCTTATTGGTGACAGGAATGGGGTCTGTGTTACTATCTCCGACTGCCTTGGCTGTGACCAACCTTGAGCTTGCTGCGTATAATCAAAGTATAAATTTAGGTGTTGGAGAATCTCTTCCAAAACCTTTGCAGATTGATGGCTTTGAATATATTGGTTATCTAAAGAATGAGGATAACAAGAGAAATATCCTTTATTCTTCTCATAAGGATAAATCATTAGTAGACTATGGCACCAATCCAGATACAGCTCCAGTTCATGAAGTTCTAGAGTTAGATGAGTATGGCACGAGTCCGGCTAAAGCCTCAGTTCACGAAGTTCCAGAGTTAGTAGACTATGGCACGAGTCCGTCTACAGCTCCAGTTCACGACGTTCCAGAGTTAGTAGAGTATGGTACAAGTCCAGACACAGCTCCAGTTCACGAAGTTCCAGAGTTAGATGAGTATGGCACAAGTCCGTCTACAGCTCCAGTTCACGAAGTTCCAGAGTTAGATGAGTATGGCACAAGTCCGTCTACAGCTCCAGTTCATGAAATTCCAGAGTTAGATGAGTATGGCACAAGTCCGTCTACAGCTCCAGTTCACGAAGTTCCAGAGTTAGTAGACTATGGTACCAATCCTTCAACGTCTCCAGTTCACGAAGCTCCAGAGTTAGATGAGTATGGCACGAGTCCGTCTACATCTCCAGTTCACGAAGCTCCAGAGTTAGATGAGTATGGCACAAGTCCAGATACAGCTCCAGTTCACGAAGTTCCAGAGTTAGTAGACTATGGTACAAGTCCAGCTACAGCTCCAGTTCACGAAGTTCCAGAGTTAGATGAGTATGGCACAAGTCCGTCTACAGCTCCAGTTCACGAAATTCCAGAGTTAGTAGACTATGGCACCAATCCAGATACATCTCCAGTTCACGAAGTTCCAGAGTTAGATGAGTATGGCATGAGTCCGTCTACAGCTCCAGTTCACGAAGTTCCAGAGTTAGTAGGCTATGGTACCAATCCTTCCATGTCTCCAGTTCACGAAGCTCCAGAGTTAGATGAGTATGGCACGAGTCCGTCTACAGCTCCAGTTCACGAAGTTCCAGAGTTAGATGAGTATGGCACGAGTCTGTCTACAGCCCCAGTTCACGAAGTTCCAGAGTTAGATGAGTATGGCACGAGTCCGTCTACAGCTCCAGTTTACGAAGTTCCAGAGTTAGATGAGTATGGCACGAGTCCGTCTACAGCTCCAGTTCACGAAGTTCCAGAGCTAGTAGACTATGGCATGAGTCCGTCTACAGCCCCAGTTCACGAAGTTCCAGAGTTAGATGAGTATGGCACGAGTCCGTCTACAGCTCCAGTTTACGAACTTCCAGAGTTAGATGAGTATGGCACAAGTCCAGACACAGCTCCAGTTCACGAAGTTCCAGAGTTGAAATTCAGTATAAATGACATTATCAGAATGGAAAAGATAGATTTTTCTATCGTCGAGCTGTATACAGATGAGATTACAGAAGGCACTCGTAACATCGCAACCCCGGGAGTTCAAGGCGAGCGTACGATTAAGACCCGTATCTACAGCTCTAATGGTCAGGAAATTGACCGTCAAGAGTTGTCAAATGAGGAGACCTTATCCCCAGTTACCCAGGTTGTTAAAGTTGGAACAGCTAAGCCGACTATGATTCCGAATGAATCACCGACAGCAGAATCTCTTCCAGAGTACCCGTTAACCTTCACCGACGAAGTTCGGGTAGAGAAAATCAACTTCACAGTTCGTGAAGAAGAAACGGACGAACTTGTTCAAGGCAGTCGTAATATTGTAACCCCGGGAGTTCCAGGTGAGCGTAGGATTAAGACCCGTATCTACAGCTCTAATGGCCAGGAAATTGACCGTCAGGAGTTGTCAAATGAGGAGACCTTATCCCCAGTTACCCAGGTTGTTAAAGTTGGAACAGCTAAGCCGACCATGGTTCCGAATGATGCACCGAAAGTAGGATCTCTTCCAGAGTACCCGTTAACCTTCACCGACGAAGTTCGGGTAGAGCAAATCAACTTCGCAGTTCGTGAAGAAGAAACGGATGAACTTGTTCAAGGCAGTCGTAACATCGTAACCCCGGGAGTTCCAGGTGAGCGTAGGATTAAGACCCGTATCTACAGTTCTAATGGTCAGGAAATTGACCGTCAAGAGTTGTCAAATGAGGAGACCTTATCCCCAGTTACCCAGGTTGTTAAAGTTGGAACAGCTAAGCCGACTATGATTCCGAATGAATCACCGATAGCAGAATCTCTTCCAGAGTACCCGTTAACCTTCACCGACGAAGTTCGGGTAGATAAAATCAACTTCACAGTTCGTGAAGAAGAAACGGACGAACTGGTTCAAGGCGCTCGTAATATTGTAACCCCGGGAGTTCCAGGTGAGCGTAGGATTAAGACCCGTATCTACAGCTCTAATGGTCAGGAAATTGACCGTCAAGAGTTGTCAAATGAGGAGACCTTATCCCCAGTTACCCAGGTTGTTAAAGTTGGAACAGCTAAGCCGACTATGATTCCGAATGAATCACCGACAGCAGAATCTCTTCTAGAGTACCCGTTAACCTTCACTGACGAAATTCGAGTAGATAAAATCAACTTCGCAGTTCGTGAAGAAGAAACGGACGAACTTGTTCAAGGCAGTCGTAATATTGTAACACCAGGAGTTCAAGGTGAACGTAGGATTAAGACCCGTATCTACAGCTCTAATGGCCAGGAAATTGACCGTCAAGAGTTGTCAAATGAGGAGACCTTATCCCCAGTTACCCAGGTTGTTAAAGTTGGAACAGCTAAGCCGGCTATGGTTCCGAATGATGCACCGCAAGCAGCTTCTTTAGAAGAGTTCGACTTAATTACACTGCATAATTTATTGACAGAAGCAACTCAAATTAAAGCAGAGGCACGTTATTTCAATGATGATCAAAGTCATCAATCTAACTATGATTCTGCATTGATGGCAGCTCAGGCGATTCTTACTCAATCCCAAGCCAGTCAAGCAGAAATCAATCAACTGGTGGAACAAATCAAACAGGCTAAGGCGCAATTAAGCGGTCTTGAGGTTGTCAAAACGGCTCTTCAGACTGAGTACGATTTAAATGTCACTGTTAAAACTTCTGCTAAATATAAGAATGCTGATTCAGATAAGAAGACAGTTTATATAGAGCAATTGGCTAAGTCAGAAATAGTTCTAAATAGTCAAACGGCTACACAAGTACAAGTCAACCAAGTTCTTGCTAGTCTGCAAGCCGCTAAAGAAGCACTCAATGGAGTGCCGAAAGTCAAGCCAACAGTTTCGATTCTAAGTCTGACTGAAAATGCAGATGATAAGTCGGTTACGGTCCAATATAGATTGGAAGACCAAACAAAGTCCTTCCGTTCAGCTATTGCAGAATTATATCAGGGGGATAAGCTTGTTCGTACTCTTCCAATCACTAATTTCGATGATAGTCTAAAAATTGGAGAGTTGGATTACTACACAGCTTATACTTTGAAAACCAAGCTGACCTATGAACTGGACAATGGTAGTTTCACTGAGTTTGAAACAGACAGTCGTGACTTTGAGTTAGAATATAAGAAGATCTCTTTCCGAGATGTTGATTCAGTTGAGTTTTACAGTAAAGATAATGGCCAATATAAGCGATTGGTATCAATGAGTTCCATGCCTAAAGATCTGTCAAACTACTTTGTCAAAGTCAAATCAAGTGAAGCTAAGGAAATGCTTCTCCCAGTTCATAGTATTTCTGAAATCCAAAAAGACGGAAAAGATGTTTATAGGGTAACAGTCTCGTTGCCTGAGCTTGTTCAAGAAGGTGAGACAGGCTACAAGTCTGGCTACGACTTCTATATTAGTAAATCAGTTTCTAGTCAGCAAAATGTTTACACTAGCTTTTCTGGATTGATAGATGCTATGAAGAAAAATATGGCTAGTAATTATGTTTTGGGAGCTGATTTGGATGCTAGTGAGGTTAGTCTGGCACCTGCGGATTATGTCTATCTCAGAGGGAACTTCACAGGCAGTCTGACTGGAAATCATAATGGTAAGCAGTATGCTATCTATAATCTAGCTAAGCCTTTGTTCGAAAACCTCAAGAGTGGTTCTTCTGTTTCTGGTATAGATTTGAAGGATGTCAATATTGTGGGTAGCTATGACTCTGCTGCCTTAGCTCGGAGTGCAGAAAATGCTCGAATTACAGATGTTTCTGTCCAAGGTAAAGTATCGGTGATAGGCAATGCTTCTAATGTGGCAGGACTGGTTGTTAGTGCTACAAACACACAAATTTCCAACAGTTCCTTCACTGGTGTCATCCAGGCAAACGAGAAACAGGGCAAAGAATATAATGTTGGTGGTTTGGTTGCTAACCTTAAGGGAGGAGATTCCTTGCTCAGTCAAAGCAGAGCAGATGTGACCATCTTAGCAGGCGCTAGAGCCAACAACCAACGATTCGGCGGTTTGGTCGGTCGTTTGGAGAACAATGCCCGTATCAGTCGTTCTTATGTAACTGGAAAGATTCAAAATACTACTAAGAATGGTCAGATTGGCGGTATCGTAGGATCCAATTACTTCAATGGCTTGGTTGACAATGTTATCAGTAATATTAGTGGTACGAATGTTTATAGTATTTCTGGAGATCAAGCTTACAATAATGATCGTATTACAGAAGCTTATGCTGTTGAAGGAAATCAAACACTGGAAAATGACAAGTTTGTCACTTCAACACTGACTCTGAACGAGGCAGAAGAGAAGCTAGCTAGTTTAGATATTACGACAAATCTAGAGGATACGAATCTTAACCTTTATTCTGTTAACTATGCTCAAGAGAAGAATGCTCGAGAAAATCGTTTAATAGCTTATTCCAATATGGAAAAACTCCTTCCGTTCTATAACAAGGAGACAATCATTAGCTATGGAAATAAACTCCCAGATCATCATAAGCTCAATACAGAATATTTGTTGGATGTTGTTCCGATGAAAGGTGACCAGATTATCACTGATATTAATAGCAATAAGGCATCTATTGACCGTTTGATGTTACACTTCGAGGATAATACGGTTGATTACCTGAATTTGACTTATAAAGGAGAGTTTAAGAACCAAGCAATTGCAGAATACAGTGTAAATGGCTTAGATCTCCTTTATACACCTGAAGCTTTCTTATCAGACTATAGCAGAGTTCTGAATCAAGTACTGCCAGAGTTGAATAAGGTAGTTCTTGACTCACCAGCCATGCGAACTGTTTTAGGTGTAAATGCTGACACTTCCTTGGATGATCTTTATCTTGATACATCCTTTGAACAAGTCAAGACCAAGCTCTCAGAAGAGTTACGCAAAGTTCTGGCTATGGATAAGTCAATCAATACTGAAGGCAATGTTGTGGCTGACTATGTAGCTCATAAGATTACAGCCAATAAGGAAGCCTTCTTGCTTGGGCTTACCTATCTTAACCGTTGGTATAATATTAATTATGATAATATTAATGTCAAAGATTTATCTGCTTATAAGTTTGATTTCTTTGGCAATCATAGTGCTTCAACGATAGATACCATTATTTCACTAGGTCAGTCAGGAATGAATAATCTTAAAGCTAAGAACAATCATTTAGCTTATGATGCTTCGCTCTCTGAAGCGACTGGTAAGCGTGGACTTTTCAATTATTTGGAAAATTACCGTCAAATCTTCTTGCCATACAAGACAAATAATGAATGGCTCAAGACCAATACAAAAGCTTATATCGTAGAGTCTAAGTCAGATATAGCAGAGGCTAGAAAACTTCAGGATACAGCTGAAGGCAAGAGTAAGTATTCTGTCGGCGTTTATGATAAGATCACTGCTGATAATTGGGAATATAAGGGCATGCTTCTACCACTCTTGACTATGAGTGAGAAGGGTGTCTATGTTATCTCCAATATGTCCACCATCTCCATGGGTGCTTATGATCGTTACCGAGATGTTGTCGATGGTAAGGTAAGGACAGATGCAGAGTTGGTAGAATACGTAGAAGATAGAGTTAGAAAATCAGCTGAGTATCAGCGCGATCATTATGATTTCTGGTACAAGATTCTAAGTCCAGAAAGCAGGGACAAGCTTTTCCGTTCCGTACTAGTTTACGATGGATTCCTAATGAAAGATAGGACTGGTCAAAGATATTGGGCTCCAGCTAATGATAAGAAATCGCTAGCTATGCAGGAGTTCTTTGGACCAGCAGGCAAGTGGTATCCAAGCAAGGGCTACAATGCCTATGCTACAGGAAGTGTAACCCACTTTGACGCCGCTCGTTTATTGGAAGACTATGGTAACTCTGTTTATACGCATGAAATGACCCATAACTCTGACGGCGGCATCTACTTTGAGGGAAATGGTCGTCGTGAAGGTCTGGGAGCTGAACTCTATGCTCGAGGACTCTTGCAATCTACTCCAACTCCTGACGAGCCAACTATTACTCTTAATACCCTCTTCAAGGTGGATAAAGATTCTAAGACACGGATGCATACGTATAATTTCAAAGAGCGTGTTCAAAATGCAGCAGACTTGCAACACTATGTTCATGGTATGTTTGATATGATCTATACACTCGATTACTTAGAAGGTACTTCTATGCTTAAGCAGAGTGATGATGCTAAGCTTCAGTGGTTCAGAAAGATGGAAAATTACTATATTACAGATAAGTATGGTAATGAGACCCATGCTGGTAACCAGACACGAACCTTCACTGCAGAGGAAATTAAGCAGCTAACTAGTTTCTATTCTTTGATTGAGAATGATATAATCACACGTCGAGAGAACAAGGACAATGGTAAATATGGACGGAATGGCTACCTCAGTCTCAGCCTCTTCTCACCAATCTACTCAGCTTTGAGCAATCCAAATGGAGCGCCGGGTGATGTCATGTTCCGCCGCACGGCTTATGAGTTACTGGCAGCCAAGGGATATCATGAAGGATTTGTTCCTTATGTTTCTGGTAAGTACTCTAAGGAAGCCTTTGATGAAGGTAAGAAAACGTGGGATGGATGGTCCGGAAGGGATGTAGGTCTAGTGACAGACCAAAAAGTCCTGGAAAATGTATTTAAAGGCGAATATGACTCTTGGGTAGCTTTCAAGAAGGCTATGTATAAGGAGCGGATTGATCAGCTGACCAAGCTCAAGCCGATCACTATTGAGTACGAACTTAGAAATCCAAATAGTACTAAGAAAGTAACTATTCGTTCTTACGCACAGATGCAGAAACTGATGGATGAAGCAGTAGCAGAGGATGTAGGTAACATTACCAATGCTACCAGCCGCGTTGATGCTAGCTGGGTCAACCTGCTCAAGAAGAAGATATATAATGCTTATCTTCGTGAGACAGATGATTTCAGACAGTCTATATTTAAGAAATAA
- a CDS encoding transposase, translated as MAQKAHSLSHTKCHCKYHIVFTPKYRRKIIYNQYRSSLGEIFHRLCSYKGVEIIEGHLMPDHVHMLVNIPPRISVSSFMGYLKGKSAFMMFDEHANLKYKFGNRHFWAEGYYVSTVGLNEATIKKYIQE; from the coding sequence ATGGCACAAAAGGCACATAGTTTATCGCACACAAAGTGCCACTGTAAGTATCACATTGTGTTCACCCCTAAGTATAGACGAAAAATAATCTATAATCAATATCGAAGTAGTTTAGGAGAAATATTTCATCGTTTGTGTAGTTATAAAGGAGTTGAAATTATCGAGGGTCACTTAATGCCAGACCATGTACATATGTTAGTCAATATTCCACCAAGGATAAGTGTTTCAAGTTTCATGGGGTATTTAAAAGGTAAAAGTGCATTCATGATGTTTGACGAACACGCCAATCTCAAGTACAAGTTTGGGAATCGTCATTTTTGGGCGGAAGGTTATTATGTGAGTACGGTTGGACTCAATGAAGCCACAATTAAGAAATATATCCAAGAGTAA
- a CDS encoding 1,4-beta-N-acetylmuramidase: MKTKIGKIGLASIFLLGLSVSHIAANETEVKASSEGSGIQTSSSKAEEKKSETTASQKEEEKKVEVSSSQQAEKKEEVKETRASSQKSESKPTSTSAHWEGDFYVKADGSKAKSEWIFDTSYNSWFYIKADGRYAQKEWHGNYYLKAGGYMATNEWVYDNHYKSWFYLKADGSYANQEWHGNYYLKVGGYMAKSEWVYDNNYKSWFYLKSDGSYTNQGWYGKYYLKTGGYMAKSEWVYDSNYKSWFYLKSDGSYANQEWYGKYYLKAGGYMAKSEWVYDNNYKSWFYLKSDGSYANQEWQKVDGKWYYFKKWGYMAKDEWQGNYYLTGSGAMATGELVMNDARYIFSDSGELKEKKGLNVGWVHRNGHRYFFNQREEQVGTDQVKKVIDVSEHNGRISDWKKVIDDNGVDGVIVRLGYSGTEDKELAYNIKELNRLGIPYGVYLYTYAENETDAENDANQTIELLKKYKMNLSYPIYYDVENWEYVNKTKRAPSDTGIWVKIINKYMATMKKAGYQNVKVYSYRQLLQTRLNHPDILQHVNWVAAYTDALDWNNPHYSGEKGWQYTSSEYLKGIRGHVDVSVWY; encoded by the coding sequence TTGAAAACAAAGATTGGAAAAATCGGATTAGCAAGTATCTTTTTACTAGGATTGTCAGTTAGTCATATTGCTGCAAATGAAACTGAAGTGAAAGCATCTTCGGAAGGAAGTGGCATCCAGACTTCTTCTAGTAAGGCAGAGGAAAAGAAATCAGAAACGACGGCAAGTCAAAAAGAGGAAGAGAAAAAGGTTGAGGTCTCTTCTAGTCAACAGGCAGAGAAAAAGGAAGAAGTGAAAGAGACGCGCGCTAGTAGTCAAAAATCGGAAAGTAAACCAACTTCCACATCAGCACACTGGGAAGGCGACTTCTATGTGAAGGCAGATGGGTCAAAAGCTAAGAGTGAGTGGATCTTCGATACTAGCTACAATAGCTGGTTCTATATAAAAGCAGATGGTCGTTATGCCCAAAAAGAATGGCATGGAAACTACTACCTCAAAGCGGGTGGTTACATGGCTACAAATGAATGGGTTTACGATAATCATTATAAGAGCTGGTTCTACCTCAAGGCTGATGGTTCTTATGCAAATCAAGAATGGCATGGAAACTACTACCTCAAAGTGGGTGGCTACATGGCCAAGAGTGAATGGGTTTACGATAACAATTATAAGAGTTGGTTTTACCTGAAATCTGATGGTTCTTATACAAATCAAGGATGGTATGGCAAATACTACCTCAAAACGGGTGGCTACATGGCCAAGAGTGAATGGGTTTATGATAGCAATTATAAGAGTTGGTTTTACCTGAAATCTGATGGTTCTTATGCGAATCAAGAGTGGTATGGTAAATATTACCTCAAAGCGGGTGGCTACATGGCCAAGAGTGAATGGGTTTACGATAACAATTATAAGAGTTGGTTTTACCTGAAATCTGATGGTTCTTATGCAAATCAAGAGTGGCAAAAGGTAGACGGCAAGTGGTATTATTTCAAGAAGTGGGGTTATATGGCTAAAGATGAGTGGCAGGGTAACTACTATTTGACAGGAAGTGGTGCTATGGCGACTGGTGAATTAGTCATGAATGATGCTCGCTATATTTTTTCTGACTCAGGTGAGTTAAAAGAAAAGAAAGGCTTGAATGTTGGCTGGGTTCACCGAAATGGCCACCGTTACTTCTTTAACCAGCGTGAAGAACAAGTTGGGACTGATCAAGTTAAAAAGGTCATCGATGTCAGTGAGCACAATGGTCGTATTAGTGACTGGAAAAAAGTCATCGACGATAATGGCGTTGATGGAGTTATTGTTCGTTTGGGCTATAGTGGAACTGAGGACAAGGAATTGGCTTATAATATCAAGGAGTTAAACCGTCTTGGAATTCCTTATGGGGTTTACCTCTATACTTATGCTGAAAATGAGACTGATGCTGAGAATGATGCCAATCAGACCATTGAACTCTTGAAAAAATACAAGATGAACTTGTCTTACCCTATCTATTATGATGTTGAGAACTGGGAATATGTCAATAAGACCAAGAGAGCTCCAAGTGATACTGGAATCTGGGTCAAAATCATCAATAAGTATATGGCAACAATGAAGAAGGCTGGTTATCAAAATGTGAAAGTTTATAGCTATCGTCAACTTTTGCAAACTCGTTTGAATCATCCCGATATTTTGCAACACGTTAACTGGGTAGCAGCCTATACGGATGCGCTTGATTGGAATAATCCTCACTATTCAGGTGAAAAAGGATGGCAATATACTTCATCTGAATATTTAAAAGGAATTCGTGGTCATGTTGATGTCAGCGTTTGGTATTAA